One genomic segment of Dysosmobacter sp. Marseille-Q4140 includes these proteins:
- the aroQ gene encoding type II 3-dehydroquinate dehydratase gives MNILVINGPNMNMLGIRQPKIYGRESYEDLCAMIRAEAERLGVSVSFFQSNHEGALVDAIQQAYFDHVDGIIINPAAYTHTSVALLDAVKAVGIPTVEVHVSDPDGREDFRRVSYIRSACVATIKGKGLPGYLEALRLLWERQGQS, from the coding sequence GTGAACATTCTGGTGATTAACGGCCCCAACATGAACATGCTGGGCATCCGCCAGCCCAAGATCTACGGCCGGGAGAGCTACGAGGACCTGTGCGCCATGATCCGGGCGGAGGCGGAGCGGCTGGGCGTGAGCGTCTCCTTCTTCCAGTCCAACCACGAGGGGGCCCTGGTGGACGCCATCCAGCAGGCCTATTTCGACCATGTGGACGGCATCATCATCAACCCGGCGGCCTACACCCACACCAGCGTGGCGCTGCTGGACGCGGTGAAGGCCGTGGGCATCCCCACGGTGGAGGTCCACGTCTCCGACCCCGACGGGCGGGAGGACTTCCGCCGCGTCTCCTACATCCGCTCCGCCTGCGTGGCTACTATCAAGGGCAAGGGCCTGCCCGGCTATCTGGAGGCCCTGCGGCTGCTGTGGGAGCGGCAGGGACAATCGTGA
- a CDS encoding carbon starvation protein A has protein sequence MNGLVLLIICVAILLLGYVFYGRWLCKQWGVGENDEQTPAHTMEDGIDYVPAKAPILMGHHFSSIAGAGPITGPISAAGFGFGWLACALWIVIGGIFFGGVHDFGALVASVRHGGRSIGEIISANMSKRAKRLFIIFAYLTLILVVAAFASIVAGTFGATFDETGAVNVAASTSQARVAMVSILFIVIAIIFGFLVYRRNAPMGVASVIGVLAIVAIIAIGMNFHPLYLSTSTWMWIVGLYIVIASVTPVWILLQPRDYLSSFLLYAMLALAVVAVFMAHPSMDSLPVLQSENATSPVFPVLFTTIACGAISGFHSLVSSGTTSKQLDKETDAKPIAYGGMLLECVLAILTLCAVAYAYSWNAANPDAALTGATAIFGGGIAGMIDPSRGAAYDILYTLLVLTYSAFCLTSLDTATRLARFMFQEFWLDGSKGETPENVTGYKKVLANPYVATIITVVLGIALGMNGYEKIWALFGSANQLLAALGLLAVATWLGRIGKNNKMFLIPMAFMLVVTIASLILNTKSQIALISAGGADWGPYVQAIVGVLLVILAVVLAIEGVATISKQYSSKAAK, from the coding sequence ATGAACGGTTTGGTACTTCTGATCATCTGCGTCGCCATTCTGCTGCTGGGCTATGTGTTCTATGGCCGCTGGCTGTGCAAGCAGTGGGGCGTGGGTGAGAACGACGAGCAAACCCCCGCACACACCATGGAGGACGGCATTGACTACGTCCCCGCAAAGGCCCCCATCCTGATGGGCCACCACTTCTCTTCCATCGCCGGCGCCGGCCCCATCACCGGCCCCATCAGCGCCGCGGGCTTCGGCTTCGGCTGGCTGGCCTGCGCGCTGTGGATCGTCATCGGCGGCATCTTCTTCGGCGGCGTCCATGACTTCGGCGCCCTGGTGGCCTCCGTCCGCCACGGCGGCCGGTCCATCGGTGAGATCATCTCCGCCAACATGAGCAAGCGCGCCAAGCGTCTGTTCATCATCTTCGCCTACCTGACCCTGATCCTGGTGGTCGCCGCCTTTGCCTCCATCGTGGCCGGCACCTTCGGCGCCACCTTCGATGAGACCGGCGCTGTCAACGTGGCCGCCTCCACCAGCCAGGCGCGCGTGGCCATGGTCTCCATCCTGTTCATCGTCATCGCCATCATCTTCGGCTTCCTGGTTTATCGCCGGAACGCCCCCATGGGCGTGGCCTCTGTCATCGGCGTGCTGGCCATCGTGGCCATCATTGCCATCGGCATGAACTTCCACCCCCTGTACCTGTCCACCAGCACCTGGATGTGGATCGTGGGCCTGTACATCGTCATCGCCTCCGTCACCCCCGTGTGGATCCTGCTGCAGCCCCGTGACTACCTGAGCTCCTTCCTGCTGTACGCCATGCTGGCCCTGGCTGTGGTCGCCGTGTTCATGGCTCATCCCAGCATGGACAGCCTGCCCGTCCTGCAGTCTGAGAACGCCACTTCCCCGGTGTTCCCGGTGCTGTTCACCACCATCGCCTGCGGCGCCATCTCCGGCTTCCACTCCCTGGTCTCCTCCGGCACCACCTCCAAGCAGCTGGATAAAGAGACCGACGCGAAGCCCATCGCCTACGGCGGCATGCTGCTGGAGTGCGTGCTGGCCATCCTGACCCTGTGCGCCGTCGCCTATGCATACAGCTGGAACGCCGCCAACCCCGACGCCGCTCTGACCGGTGCCACTGCCATCTTCGGCGGCGGTATCGCCGGCATGATCGATCCCAGCCGCGGCGCTGCCTATGACATCCTGTACACCCTGCTGGTGCTGACCTACTCCGCTTTCTGCCTGACCTCTCTGGACACCGCCACCCGTCTGGCCCGGTTCATGTTCCAGGAGTTCTGGCTGGACGGCTCCAAGGGCGAGACCCCGGAGAACGTCACCGGCTACAAGAAGGTCCTGGCCAATCCCTATGTCGCCACCATCATCACCGTGGTGCTGGGCATCGCTCTGGGCATGAACGGCTACGAGAAGATCTGGGCTCTGTTCGGCTCCGCCAACCAGCTGCTGGCCGCCCTGGGCCTGCTGGCTGTCGCCACCTGGCTGGGCCGCATCGGCAAGAACAACAAGATGTTCCTGATCCCCATGGCCTTCATGCTGGTGGTCACCATCGCCTCCCTGATCCTGAACACCAAGAGCCAGATCGCTCTGATCTCCGCCGGCGGCGCCGACTGGGGTCCCTATGTCCAGGCCATCGTGGGCGTGCTGCTGGTGATCCTGGCCGTGGTTCTGGCCATCGAGGGCGTTGCCACCATCTCCAAGCAGTACAGCAGCAAGGCTGCGAAATAA
- a CDS encoding FadR family transcriptional regulator — MEEKRKVKLSEQTADRLYEMIVEERQYAPGSKLPNENDLSRRLDVSRTTLREAISFLVAQGILEIRRGKGTYVSEELPAVGLDMTALAGVRSRVRAKDLFEMRLIFEPATVALACQRATDEELRQIARKADRVERIAAEGGDWPLADQEFHWAIIKASHNEYMRRLYPIINSAVNEILQITENRQHMQNIALSDNRIIMDFLMKRDEAGARHAMSIHMKHLINTLQE, encoded by the coding sequence ATGGAGGAAAAACGAAAAGTCAAGCTGTCGGAGCAGACGGCGGACCGCCTGTACGAGATGATCGTGGAGGAGCGCCAGTACGCCCCCGGCAGCAAACTGCCCAATGAGAACGATCTGAGCCGGCGGCTGGATGTCAGCCGCACCACCCTGCGGGAGGCGATCTCCTTTTTGGTTGCTCAGGGGATCCTGGAGATCCGCCGGGGCAAGGGCACCTATGTGTCGGAGGAGCTGCCCGCCGTGGGGCTGGATATGACGGCCCTGGCCGGAGTGCGGTCCCGGGTCCGGGCCAAGGACCTCTTTGAGATGCGGCTGATCTTTGAACCGGCCACGGTGGCGCTGGCCTGCCAGCGGGCCACCGACGAGGAGCTGCGCCAGATCGCCCGGAAGGCCGACCGGGTGGAGCGGATCGCCGCCGAGGGCGGCGACTGGCCCCTGGCGGACCAGGAGTTCCACTGGGCCATCATCAAGGCCTCCCACAACGAATATATGAGACGGCTGTATCCCATCATTAACAGTGCAGTCAACGAGATCCTGCAAATCACGGAAAACCGTCAGCATATGCAGAATATCGCCCTCAGCGACAACCGGATCATTATGGACTTTCTGATGAAGCGGGACGAGGCGGGAGCCCGTCACGCCATGAGCATCCATATGAAGCATCTGATCAATACGCTCCAGGAATAA
- a CDS encoding 4Fe-4S dicluster domain-containing protein: protein MTAKVTFNSDRCKGCELCTTVCPKHIVAIDQSVINRKGYHPAHVTDITQCIACASCAKICPDSIITVEKF from the coding sequence ATGACTGCAAAGGTAACGTTCAACTCCGATCGGTGCAAAGGATGCGAGCTGTGCACCACCGTGTGCCCCAAGCACATCGTGGCCATCGATCAGTCCGTCATCAACCGCAAGGGCTATCACCCTGCCCATGTGACGGACATCACGCAGTGCATCGCCTGCGCCAGCTGCGCGAAGATCTGCCCCGATTCCATCATCACCGTGGAAAAATTCTGA
- a CDS encoding 3-methyl-2-oxobutanoate dehydrogenase subunit VorB, whose product MEKELWKGNEAIAEAAIRAGCDCFFGYPITPQSEVPEYMSAHLPKAGGVFVQSESEVAAINMVYGAAGAGMRAMTSSSSPGISLKQEGITYIAGAELPCVIVNCMRGGPGLGTIQPGQGDYYQATRGGGNGDYRTVVLAPSNVQETVDFVQEAFDIADQYRNPVMIVCDGLIGQMMEPIEWHPVPKRDLKPKDWATTGRKDRDHNNIINSLYMDPEECDRHNDHLAEKYAEMEKNEVRWTTTDCEDAEVIITAYGTPARIALTAIEALRAEGLKVGLFRPVTLWPFPEEPLRELSKADHVKAFVDVEMSSTGQMIDDVRLSVEGRKPIHYLGHAGGVMPTVEEMVEAAKKALKEVK is encoded by the coding sequence GTGGAAAAGGAACTTTGGAAAGGCAATGAGGCCATCGCCGAGGCGGCAATCCGCGCCGGCTGTGACTGCTTCTTTGGTTACCCCATCACTCCCCAGAGCGAGGTCCCGGAGTATATGTCCGCTCACCTGCCCAAGGCCGGCGGCGTGTTCGTCCAGTCCGAGTCCGAGGTGGCCGCCATCAACATGGTGTACGGCGCTGCCGGCGCCGGCATGCGGGCCATGACCTCCTCCTCCTCTCCCGGCATCAGCCTCAAGCAGGAGGGCATCACCTACATCGCGGGCGCGGAGCTGCCCTGCGTCATCGTCAACTGCATGCGCGGCGGCCCGGGCCTGGGCACCATTCAGCCGGGCCAGGGCGACTACTACCAGGCCACCCGCGGCGGCGGCAACGGCGACTACCGGACCGTGGTCCTGGCCCCCTCCAACGTGCAGGAGACCGTGGACTTCGTCCAGGAGGCCTTTGACATCGCCGACCAGTACCGCAACCCCGTCATGATCGTCTGCGACGGTCTGATCGGCCAGATGATGGAGCCCATCGAGTGGCATCCCGTGCCCAAGCGGGACCTCAAGCCCAAGGACTGGGCCACCACCGGCCGCAAGGACCGGGATCACAACAACATCATCAACTCCCTGTACATGGATCCCGAGGAGTGCGACCGCCACAATGACCACCTGGCGGAAAAGTACGCCGAGATGGAAAAGAACGAGGTCCGCTGGACCACCACCGACTGCGAGGACGCCGAGGTCATCATCACGGCCTACGGCACCCCCGCCCGGATCGCTCTGACGGCCATTGAGGCCCTGCGCGCCGAGGGCCTGAAGGTGGGTCTGTTCCGCCCCGTCACGCTGTGGCCCTTCCCGGAGGAGCCCCTGCGCGAGCTGTCCAAGGCCGACCATGTGAAGGCCTTTGTGGATGTGGAGATGAGCTCCACCGGCCAGATGATCGACGACGTGCGCCTGTCCGTGGAGGGCCGGAAGCCCATCCACTACCTGGGCCATGCCGGCGGCGTGATGCCCACGGTGGAAGAGATGGTTGAAGCGGCCAAGAAGGCCTTGAAGGAGGTCAAGTGA
- a CDS encoding 2-oxoglutarate oxidoreductase, with protein MAIVYEKSRGLTDVELHYCPGCNHGIVHKLVAESLVELGLLDDAIGVCPVGCSVFAYKYFNCDMQEAAHGRAPAVATGIKRTHPHQAVFTYQGDGDLASIGTAEIVHAAMRGEKFTTIFINNAIYGMTGGQMAPTTLIGQRATTCQTGRTKEQAGMPIRMAEMLSTLDGCVYAERVCVTDIANINKAKRAIKKAFEKQMRGEGFTFIEVLSTCPTNWGMTPLKAVDWLKENMIPYYPLGVIKDVEPEAAEVK; from the coding sequence ATGGCGATTGTATATGAGAAGTCCCGGGGCCTGACGGATGTGGAGCTGCACTACTGCCCCGGCTGCAACCACGGCATCGTACATAAGCTGGTAGCCGAGTCCCTGGTGGAGCTGGGTCTGCTGGATGACGCCATCGGCGTGTGCCCCGTGGGCTGCTCCGTCTTTGCCTACAAGTATTTCAACTGCGATATGCAGGAGGCCGCCCACGGCCGCGCTCCGGCTGTGGCCACCGGCATCAAGCGCACCCATCCCCATCAGGCGGTGTTCACCTATCAGGGCGACGGCGACCTTGCCTCCATCGGCACCGCCGAGATCGTCCACGCCGCCATGCGCGGTGAGAAGTTCACCACCATCTTCATCAACAACGCCATTTACGGCATGACCGGCGGCCAGATGGCCCCCACCACCCTGATCGGCCAGCGGGCCACCACCTGCCAGACCGGCCGCACCAAGGAGCAGGCCGGCATGCCCATCCGCATGGCGGAGATGCTCTCCACCCTGGACGGCTGCGTCTACGCCGAGCGGGTGTGCGTCACCGACATCGCCAACATCAACAAGGCCAAGCGCGCCATCAAGAAGGCCTTTGAAAAGCAGATGCGGGGCGAGGGCTTCACCTTCATCGAAGTGCTCTCCACCTGCCCCACCAACTGGGGCATGACGCCTCTGAAGGCCGTGGACTGGCTGAAGGAGAACATGATCCCCTACTATCCCCTGGGTGTCATCAAAGACGTGGAGCCTGAGGCTGCGGAGGTGAAGTAA
- a CDS encoding 2-oxoacid:acceptor oxidoreductase family protein: protein MKKEIIISGFGGQGGLAIGKNLAEAGMAEGLNVTWAPSYGPEMRGGTANCSVVLSDKPVGSPVFAHPTELIALNEPSLAKFEAGVVPGGSVFVNSDVVTDKVSRSDLTAYYIPCSKIAEEVGNAKVSNMVMLGAYVAGTKILKPETIETMIQEMFAGPKAKFIPLNIEAFRRGMACVG from the coding sequence ATGAAAAAAGAGATCATCATTTCCGGTTTCGGCGGCCAGGGCGGCCTGGCCATCGGCAAGAACCTGGCGGAGGCCGGCATGGCCGAGGGCCTGAACGTCACCTGGGCCCCCTCCTACGGCCCTGAGATGCGGGGCGGCACCGCCAACTGCTCTGTGGTGCTCTCCGACAAGCCCGTGGGCTCCCCGGTCTTTGCCCATCCCACGGAGCTGATCGCCCTGAACGAGCCGTCCCTCGCCAAGTTCGAGGCCGGCGTGGTGCCCGGCGGCTCTGTCTTCGTCAACAGCGATGTGGTCACCGACAAGGTCTCCCGCTCTGATCTGACCGCCTACTACATCCCCTGCTCCAAGATCGCCGAGGAGGTCGGCAACGCCAAGGTCAGCAACATGGTGATGCTGGGTGCCTATGTGGCCGGCACCAAGATCCTCAAGCCCGAGACCATCGAGACCATGATCCAGGAGATGTTCGCCGGTCCCAAGGCCAAGTTCATTCCCCTGAACATCGAGGCCTTCCGCCGGGGCATGGCCTGCGTGGGCTGA
- a CDS encoding branched-chain amino acid aminotransferase: MLDIKITKTTTPKAKPTDESKLGFGKVFTDHMFIMNYDEGQGWHDARIVPYAPIALDPSAVVFHYAQECFEGMKAYRTAEGKIQLFRPDCNARRMNNTQDRLCIPEIPVEDFVQAVKAIVEVEKDWVPHSEGASLYIRPFTIATMAQLGVHASTSYQFIIICSPSGAYYAAGLAPIKIYVEDTYVRACPGGTGFTKCGGNYAVSLLAGHKAEEKGYSQVLWLDSQERKYVEEVGAMNIFFKIDGKIYTAAALDTDGTVLPGVTRRSIIELVKDWGYEVIEGKLAIDTIMSAAKEGKLEEVFGSGTAAVVSPVKQLDYEDQSAFINNGEIGPLTQKLYDTMTGIQWGKLPDTKGWIVPVCNA, encoded by the coding sequence ATGCTGGATATCAAGATCACCAAGACCACGACGCCCAAGGCCAAGCCCACCGACGAGAGCAAGCTGGGGTTCGGCAAAGTTTTCACCGATCACATGTTCATCATGAACTATGACGAGGGCCAGGGCTGGCATGATGCCCGGATCGTCCCCTATGCCCCCATCGCCCTGGATCCCTCCGCCGTGGTGTTCCACTATGCTCAGGAGTGCTTCGAGGGTATGAAGGCCTATCGCACCGCTGAGGGCAAGATCCAGCTGTTCCGCCCGGACTGCAACGCCCGCCGCATGAACAACACCCAGGACCGCCTGTGCATCCCCGAGATCCCCGTGGAGGACTTCGTTCAGGCCGTGAAGGCCATTGTGGAAGTGGAGAAGGACTGGGTCCCCCACTCTGAGGGCGCCTCTTTGTACATCCGTCCCTTCACCATCGCCACCATGGCCCAGCTGGGCGTCCACGCCTCCACCAGCTACCAGTTCATCATCATCTGCTCTCCCTCCGGCGCCTACTACGCCGCGGGCCTGGCTCCCATCAAGATCTACGTGGAGGACACCTATGTCCGCGCCTGCCCGGGCGGCACCGGCTTCACCAAGTGCGGCGGCAACTACGCCGTGAGCCTGCTGGCCGGCCACAAGGCTGAGGAGAAGGGTTACAGCCAGGTGCTGTGGCTGGACAGCCAGGAGCGCAAGTATGTGGAAGAGGTCGGCGCCATGAACATCTTCTTCAAGATCGACGGCAAGATCTACACCGCCGCCGCTCTGGATACCGACGGCACCGTCCTGCCCGGCGTCACCCGCCGCTCCATCATCGAGCTGGTGAAGGACTGGGGCTACGAGGTCATCGAGGGCAAGCTGGCCATCGACACCATCATGTCCGCCGCCAAGGAGGGCAAGCTGGAGGAGGTCTTTGGCTCCGGCACCGCCGCCGTGGTCTCCCCCGTCAAGCAGCTGGACTACGAGGACCAGAGCGCCTTCATCAACAACGGCGAGATCGGCCCCCTGACCCAGAAGCTGTACGACACCATGACCGGCATCCAGTGGGGCAAGCTGCCCGACACCAAGGGCTGGATCGTCCCCGTCTGCAACGCCTGA
- a CDS encoding threonine/serine exporter family protein gives MEWFLPCLYAFLGCGAFCFIFELRRWWYIVSAAATGAVAWLVYLSLPGLTDVNRYLLATIAAAALSEIFARLYKTPATVFLIIGIIPLVPGGGIYYTMEALINGDLSLFVRHGMETAASAGAIAVGCSLVSSVSRLTTAARRRRWIRQGASAAGSGRAAGEAKDKKGHE, from the coding sequence ATGGAATGGTTCCTGCCCTGCCTGTACGCCTTTCTGGGCTGCGGCGCCTTCTGCTTTATTTTTGAGCTGCGCCGGTGGTGGTATATCGTCAGCGCCGCCGCCACCGGGGCGGTGGCCTGGCTGGTGTATCTGAGTCTGCCGGGTCTCACCGACGTGAACCGCTACCTGCTGGCCACCATCGCCGCCGCGGCACTGTCGGAGATCTTTGCCCGGCTGTACAAGACCCCCGCCACGGTATTCCTCATCATCGGCATCATCCCCCTGGTGCCCGGCGGCGGCATCTACTACACCATGGAGGCACTGATCAACGGGGATCTGTCCCTGTTTGTCCGCCACGGTATGGAGACCGCCGCCAGTGCCGGCGCCATTGCCGTGGGGTGCTCCCTGGTGTCCTCGGTCAGCCGCCTTACCACCGCCGCCCGGCGCCGCCGGTGGATTCGCCAGGGCGCTTCCGCAGCAGGCAGCGGCCGCGCCGCCGGGGAAGCGAAGGACAAAAAAGGTCACGAATGA
- a CDS encoding threonine/serine exporter family protein, with protein sequence METETLLNFSCEMGRQLLQNGAEIYRVEESIHHLLAAYGRTDTEVFAIPSCIILNIQEGERNYTKSIRIKTVSNNLRRLSNLNALCRDICREPPPVEECRRRMEQILEEPVYSVQIGFLAYGLVASLFTLFWGGDLLDAAAAFPCGLVVRVVLVYMRRLHANEFFSNLAAAMLSALEPLVLSWAGVPVNTDKMIIGTIMLLVPGIAITNVMRDVLAGDFLTALTRLAEVLIVGMAITVGVAMAITLTRFLAGWAL encoded by the coding sequence GTGGAGACGGAAACGCTGTTGAATTTCAGCTGTGAAATGGGACGGCAGCTGCTGCAGAACGGGGCGGAGATCTACCGGGTTGAGGAGTCCATTCACCACCTGCTGGCGGCCTACGGCCGCACGGATACGGAGGTGTTCGCCATCCCCTCCTGCATCATTCTGAATATCCAGGAGGGGGAGCGGAACTACACCAAGTCCATCCGCATCAAGACGGTCAGCAACAATCTGCGCCGGCTCAGCAACCTCAACGCCCTGTGCCGGGACATCTGCCGGGAGCCCCCTCCGGTGGAGGAGTGCCGCCGCCGCATGGAGCAGATCCTGGAAGAGCCGGTCTATTCCGTGCAGATAGGTTTTCTGGCCTACGGCCTGGTGGCCTCGCTGTTCACCCTTTTCTGGGGCGGGGACCTCTTGGACGCGGCGGCCGCCTTTCCCTGCGGACTGGTGGTGCGGGTGGTGCTGGTGTATATGCGCCGCCTCCACGCCAATGAGTTTTTCTCCAATCTGGCCGCGGCCATGCTCTCGGCCCTGGAGCCGCTGGTGCTGTCCTGGGCCGGGGTGCCGGTCAATACGGACAAAATGATCATCGGCACCATCATGCTGCTGGTGCCGGGCATCGCCATCACCAACGTCATGCGGGACGTGCTGGCCGGGGACTTCCTCACGGCCCTGACCCGCCTGGCCGAGGTGCTGATCGTGGGCATGGCCATTACCGTGGGCGTGGCCATGGCCATTACCCTGACCCGCTTTCTGGCGGGCTGGGCGCTGTGA
- the htpG gene encoding molecular chaperone HtpG, producing the protein MAKKQFKAESKRLLDLMINSIYTHKEIFLREIISNASDACDKLCYQALTDDAVGMGRKDFKIEIRADKDSRTLTVSDNGIGMDKEDLENNLGVIASSGSYKFKQEVGDDAKDTDVIGQFGVGFYSAFMVADKITVVTKKYGAESAYTWTSSGADGYTVTEGGREGVGTDIIMHIKPDTDDEKYSEFLESWRLQELVRKYSDYIRFPIRMEVSKTRRKEGSPDDKPEYETYQEEETLNSMVPIWQRRKSSVKPEEYNKFYRDKFHDYTDPQKVIAVSAEGAVTYKALLFIPGAAPFDFYTKEYEKGLQLYSNGVLIMDKCADLLPDHFRFVRGVVDSPDLSLNISRELLQHDRQLKVIAANLEKKIKSELGKLLKDDREGYEKFWKNFGRQLKYGAVSEYGAHKDLLSDLLLFYSSRSKKPVTLAEYVSRMKEGQKFIYYAAGESLEKIDRLPQTEGLRESGTEILYFTEEVDEFCAQILHAYQDKEFRSVLDQEIAEGDEKKAQEAADAHKSAFDFVKETLGDKVKEVRASARLKSHPVCLTAGEGLSFEMEKYFQAVQPDSGIHADRILELNVEHPAFAALETAVAADPEKAKQYAQLLYSQALLIAGLPLEDPAGYTDLVCGLMK; encoded by the coding sequence ATGGCAAAAAAGCAATTCAAGGCGGAGTCCAAGCGTCTGCTGGACCTGATGATCAACTCCATCTATACCCACAAGGAGATCTTCCTGCGGGAGATCATCTCCAACGCCAGCGACGCCTGCGATAAGCTGTGCTACCAGGCGCTGACCGATGACGCCGTGGGCATGGGCCGCAAGGACTTCAAAATCGAGATCCGGGCGGACAAGGACAGCCGGACCCTCACCGTCAGTGACAACGGCATCGGCATGGACAAGGAGGACCTGGAGAACAACCTGGGCGTCATCGCCTCCTCCGGCTCCTACAAGTTCAAGCAGGAGGTGGGGGACGACGCCAAGGACACCGACGTGATCGGCCAGTTCGGCGTGGGCTTCTACTCCGCCTTCATGGTGGCGGACAAGATCACCGTGGTGACGAAGAAGTACGGCGCGGAGAGCGCGTACACCTGGACCTCCTCCGGCGCCGACGGCTACACCGTCACCGAGGGCGGCCGGGAGGGCGTCGGCACCGACATCATCATGCACATCAAGCCCGACACCGACGACGAGAAGTACAGCGAGTTCCTGGAGTCCTGGAGACTGCAGGAGCTGGTGCGCAAGTACTCCGACTATATCCGCTTCCCCATCCGGATGGAGGTCTCCAAGACCCGCCGGAAGGAGGGCAGCCCCGACGACAAGCCGGAATATGAGACCTACCAGGAGGAGGAGACCCTCAACTCCATGGTGCCCATCTGGCAGCGGCGCAAGTCCAGCGTGAAGCCGGAGGAGTACAACAAGTTCTACCGGGACAAGTTCCACGACTACACCGACCCCCAGAAGGTCATCGCCGTCTCCGCCGAGGGCGCCGTCACCTACAAGGCGCTGCTGTTCATTCCCGGCGCCGCCCCCTTTGACTTCTACACCAAGGAGTATGAGAAGGGCCTCCAGCTCTATTCCAACGGCGTGCTCATCATGGACAAGTGTGCGGACCTGCTGCCGGATCACTTCCGCTTCGTCCGGGGCGTGGTGGACTCCCCCGACCTGTCCCTGAACATCTCCCGGGAGCTGCTGCAGCACGACCGGCAGCTGAAGGTCATCGCCGCCAACCTGGAGAAGAAGATCAAGAGCGAGCTTGGAAAGCTCCTCAAGGACGACCGGGAGGGCTACGAGAAATTCTGGAAGAACTTCGGCCGTCAGCTCAAGTACGGCGCGGTCAGCGAGTACGGCGCCCACAAGGACCTGCTCTCCGACCTGCTGCTGTTCTACTCCTCCAGGTCGAAAAAGCCCGTCACTCTGGCTGAGTACGTCTCCCGGATGAAGGAGGGCCAAAAGTTCATCTACTACGCCGCCGGCGAGTCCCTGGAGAAGATCGATCGTCTCCCCCAGACCGAGGGCCTGCGGGAGAGCGGCACGGAGATCCTGTATTTCACCGAGGAGGTGGACGAGTTCTGTGCCCAGATCCTCCACGCGTATCAGGACAAGGAGTTCCGCTCCGTGCTGGACCAGGAGATCGCCGAGGGCGACGAGAAGAAGGCCCAGGAGGCCGCGGACGCCCACAAGTCCGCCTTCGATTTCGTGAAGGAGACCCTGGGCGACAAGGTCAAGGAGGTCCGGGCCTCCGCCCGCCTCAAGTCTCACCCAGTGTGCCTCACCGCCGGGGAGGGCCTCTCCTTCGAGATGGAGAAGTACTTCCAGGCGGTCCAGCCGGACAGCGGCATCCACGCCGACCGGATCCTGGAGCTGAACGTGGAGCACCCGGCCTTCGCCGCCCTGGAGACCGCCGTGGCGGCGGACCCGGAGAAGGCGAAGCAGTACGCCCAGCTGCTGTACAGCCAGGCGCTGCTGATCGCGGGTCTTCCCCTGGAGGACCCCGCCGGCTACACGGACCTGGTGTGCGGGCTGATGAAATAA
- a CDS encoding glycosyltransferase family 8 protein, translating to MNILVTLDRNYLPPLRVMLGSLFLNNPGETFSIYLVGDGLTEGDWAELERICAPHGRLCPVSVPEDLFAAAPVVRYYSRAMYYRLLAAQLLPAGVDRVLYLDPDILVINALRPLYDTDLEGKLMAASIHRGLTDLSSRVNRLRLDTPEAEGYFNSGVLVMDLAAMRRRMDPAEIFAYARDHADTLILPDQDILNGLYGSELYPVEESLWNYDARRFDRYQLASQGEMDMDWVMDHTAVLHFCGKRKPWHKTARGRFSALYKHYQRLLERLEII from the coding sequence ATGAACATTCTGGTGACGTTGGACCGCAACTATCTCCCGCCCCTGCGGGTGATGCTGGGATCCCTGTTCCTCAACAATCCCGGCGAGACCTTTTCGATCTATCTGGTGGGCGACGGCCTGACGGAGGGGGACTGGGCGGAGCTGGAGAGGATCTGCGCGCCCCACGGGCGGCTGTGCCCGGTGAGCGTGCCGGAGGACCTGTTTGCCGCCGCGCCGGTGGTGCGGTACTACTCCCGGGCCATGTACTACCGGCTGCTGGCGGCCCAGCTGCTGCCCGCCGGTGTGGACCGGGTGCTGTACCTGGATCCGGACATCCTGGTCATCAACGCCCTGCGGCCCCTGTACGACACGGACCTGGAGGGCAAGCTCATGGCGGCCTCCATCCACCGGGGACTGACGGACCTATCCAGCCGGGTGAACCGGCTGCGGCTGGACACCCCGGAGGCGGAGGGCTACTTCAACTCCGGCGTGCTGGTCATGGACCTGGCCGCCATGCGGCGGCGGATGGACCCGGCGGAGATCTTCGCCTACGCCCGGGACCACGCCGACACGTTGATCCTGCCGGACCAGGACATCCTCAACGGCCTGTACGGCTCGGAGCTGTATCCGGTGGAGGAGAGCCTGTGGAATTACGACGCCCGGCGCTTTGACCGCTACCAACTGGCCAGCCAGGGGGAGATGGACATGGACTGGGTCATGGACCACACGGCGGTGCTGCACTTCTGCGGCAAGCGCAAGCCCTGGCACAAGACCGCCCGGGGCCGGTTCTCCGCCCTGTACAAGCACTACCAGCGGCTGCTGGAGCGGCTGGAGATCATCTGA